TCCAGCAGGGCGTGCGTCAGCGTACCGGTTCCGCAGCCCAGGTCCAGAATGGCCTGGCCGGGGTTTTCCGGCACGTTGGAGAGCAGGTCCCTGCCATATTCCGCGACAAAATCATGCTTGTTTTCGTACAAATCAGCGTTCCAGTCCATCACTGCCCCATCATAGGAGGAAAGGGATTCTTTACAAGAAAGACCCTGTCTTTTTTCAAGGGATTTTCCCGCTGCTGCCGCCAAGGTCCGTTTCTCCGTGCCGTTCCGGGATTCTGCTTGCGTTGGCGGGGTTGAAATGATTAAGATAAGCTTACTATGAAAGCAACAGCCCTGTTCATGGCGGCCTCAGCCCTGGCCGCGGTTTCCGCCGGCGCCTATGACGGATACGGTTATGACCCCCGTCCCGCAAGTTCCTACAATGATACGGTCAGCGGCGCGGCCCACATCGGTTATGATTCCCGGTATGCCTACAAGGACGTGGTGGCATCCTCCCTGCTGAACCGCAGCGGCGTGTTCAACATCGGCGGTGAGCTGAATCTCAACCTGGCCCGGGACTGGAAGCAGGAAATCGGCGCGGAATACATGGCCTTCTGCGACGGCCTGCTGAGCGACAAGGATGCCTTTGACGCCAACTGGAAGGCCGTCAAGGAGCTGTTCCCCAACCTGTCTTTCCGGGGGGGGTACGAATTCAATTACGGCGGCCTGCCGGGCTATTTGAGCAAGTACATGGGGAAGGCCCCCCATTCCGTGGCTCAGTCCGTGACGGCAGGCCTGGCGTATGACGATCCGGGCCACGGCTATTTTGGCTCCCTGGACGTGCAGTACGGCTTTTACGGCATGATTGGCTGGCGTATCGACCTGAACGCGGGCAAGCGCTGGAGCGGCCTGATTCATGAGAAGGTGGACCTGGAATTGAGCGCCGGAACCGGCTATTCTTCCAGCTACTGGGGCTCCGGCGTGGCCGGATTTGACCAGGTGAACATCAAGCTGGCGGCTCCCGTGCGCGTAACGGGCGTGGATGCCAGCCGCGGGTTCCGCGTCATTCCCTTCATCCAGCTGGACTGGGCCGGAAACACCCGTTCCGAAATCCGCCGCTACACCGGCATGAGCACGATTGAGGACTTCCGCATCCGCGTGGGCGTGGAAGCCGTTTACCGCTTTTAAACGGAAGCCTCCGCGGCCCTTTCCTCCGGGCGGGGCCGCGGAGGCGTTCCTTTTTCTCCGGAGCCGCCCGGACGGCCTCTAACTCCCTTGAACAATCCCGCCATGTTGAAAATGATTCTGCTGCTGGCCCGGCGCACGTTTATACGGCTGCTGCTGGTGCTGCTTCCCCTGGGCCTCTTTGCGTTCCTGGCGCAGGCTATTCCCCTTTCCCCGCTGCAATCCCTGGTCGTCCTGATTCCGGTGATTGCCTTTGAAGTGTGGCTCGTGGTCAAGTACCTGCTGCCCGTGATGGGCGATCTGGTGACCAAGACGCTGTATTCCTCCAACATCACCACGGATGAGGAAGTGCTGGTGGATGCCGCCCGGCGCATGCTGAATTCCGGGGATCCGCAGGGAGCCCTGGAACTGCTGGAGCGCTACCGGAAGGAAAATTCGGGGCTGGTGCGTTCCTGGCTCATGGAATCCAGCCTGCTGAACGATATGCGCCGGTATGCGGATTCCGTTGAAGTCCTTCAGGAAGGCCTGGAGTCCAGAAGATGGCGCAAGGAGGACCGGGCCCTGTTCCTGTACAAGATAGGAGTGATTTATGATTCCCAGCTCAACAATCCGGACAAGGCCCGGAAATACTGGGAGGAAGCCGCGGACAGGTATCCCAACACGGCTTACGGCCGTTCCGCCCTGGACAAGCTGTAAATAACCCCGTGCTGAAGTAGCGGCATTTGCTATGGAAAGTTTGCCTGGTTAGGGCTGTGTAGCTGACCGGCAGCGCATGGTTTTTCCCGGCTGGCGGAGTGTCTTTGTTCATGCGGCCTGTTATTTTTCACG
The genomic region above belongs to Akkermansia massiliensis and contains:
- a CDS encoding tetratricopeptide repeat protein codes for the protein MLKMILLLARRTFIRLLLVLLPLGLFAFLAQAIPLSPLQSLVVLIPVIAFEVWLVVKYLLPVMGDLVTKTLYSSNITTDEEVLVDAARRMLNSGDPQGALELLERYRKENSGLVRSWLMESSLLNDMRRYADSVEVLQEGLESRRWRKEDRALFLYKIGVIYDSQLNNPDKARKYWEEAADRYPNTAYGRSALDKL